A genomic segment from Pleurodeles waltl isolate 20211129_DDA chromosome 9, aPleWal1.hap1.20221129, whole genome shotgun sequence encodes:
- the FANCD2OS gene encoding FANCD2 opposite strand protein, translated as MAGYQLWSPWTPLDECFQWLRRTAPKPLSTKHPFKASPSFLHTPSDLEVQLCFQELSIVLDTSIPDPGINLRQPYYTSEPRVFKNKKDIIKPHPVRLNGVDSVFGRIITVQAPKWTGTFRVSERSAFSKIISPEHKWPTGLKEPQIQVTIAMCKQMLRSILLLYATFKKCTFVLQHSK; from the coding sequence ATGGCCGGATATCAACTCTGGTCACCATGGACTCCACTAGATGAATGCTTTCAATGGCTGCGACGTACAGCACCCAAACCTCTGTCAACCAAGCATCCGTTCAAGGCCTCTCCGTCCTTTCTGCACACCCCATCTGACCTAGAAGTGCAGCTCTGCTTTCAGGAACTCAGCATTGTTCTGGATACCAGCATCCCAGATCCTGGAATAAACCTTCGCCAGCCATACTACACTTCGGAGCCAAGGGTCTTCAAAAACAAGAAAGACATTATTAAGCCTCATCCAGTGAGACTCAATGGAGTGGACTCTGTGTTTGGTAGAATTATCACTGTCCAGGCCCCCAAGTGGACTGGTACTTTCAGAGTTTCTGAAAGATCCGCCTTTAGTAAAATCATCAGCCCAGAACATAAATGGCCCACCGGACTAAAGGAACCTCAAATCCAAGTAACAATAGCTATGTGTAAGCAAATGTTGCGGTCTATTTTGTTACTGTACGCAACGTTTAAGAAATGCACCTTCGTTTTACAACATTCAAAATAA